The region GACCAGCTCGCTGGCGAGGAGTTCCGTCGTCGGCGTCAGGTCGTCCAGGCCCCAGGTGTGAAGCTGCTCGCGGATGTGGCAGCGGGCCTGCCCGGCCGCTCGCGGGTCCTCGGGAAGCAGCCAGGAAGCCATGTCGTCGTCGGTCAGCGCGTGGAGGCGGGCGATGAGGAGGGCCGCGTCGTCGGCGGTGGAGTGCTCGGCGGGGAGCAGCCCTGCGGTGACGGTGTCGCAGAGGCGCTCCAGGTCGGCGGCCATCTCACCGGGACCCTCGTGCGCGGCCCGCAGCAGCCGGGCGAGTTCGGCCATGCCGTCGTCGATCTCCGTCGCGGGCGGAGCGGGACTCGTTGCTCTCCCATCCCACGCCGATCATCCGTACGGGTTCGCCCTGAGCGTTGTAGGTCGCCCGGGCGCGGGCCTGGGTCCAGCCGTAGGTGCCGTCCAGGCGGCGCACCCGGTACTCGGCCTCGAACACCGTACGGTCCCGGAGCGCCTTCTGCGCCGCCCCCAGGGTCGGCGCCAGGTCGTCGGGGTGGACGATCCTCATCCAGTTCTCGATCCTGCCGGTGAACTCGGCCGGCCTGGTGCCGTAGAGCTCAAGGGCGGCCTCGTCCCAGACCAGCTCGTCGGTCTCGATGTTCCAGTCCCACGAGCCGACCCGGACCTCCTCCAGAGCCTGCCGCAGCCGGTCACCGCTCAGTTCCTCCCGGGGCGGCCGAGCGGGCGGCGGTGCCTGCTGCATGCGCTCCTCGGTCCAGGCGATCACGGCCTGCAGGAAACCCCACTGCTCGACGGTCGGCTCCCCCTGGCCGCCCATCACCACGGTGAGCGCGCCGATCCCCCGGTCGCCACTGAACACCGGCACGGCCGCCAGTCCGGTCCCGGGCCATGAGACCGCACCGGATCCGGGCTGTTCGCCGGATCCCGGCGCAATCCACACGCCCCGACCCTGGTGCAGGGCCCGGGTCGGGGCCAGCGGGCCATCCTGGTCGATGATCTCCCAGGGCCGGGTGAGGACCGCGGGAAGGCCGGTGGCCGACACCAGGCGCAGCGCGGACATGGGGCCCCGCAGATGGATCATCCCCCCCCAGGGCACCCAGCTCCCCCACCGCGTGCTGGAGCGCCAGCCGGAAGATCTCACTCTCCGTGACACCAGGGTCCACCGTGCTGAGCAGAGCCAGCCGTGTATTCATGCTGTAAAGCCTACAATTTTCCCGTTTCATGCAAGGGCGCGCGACCCGCCGCGAGCACGGAGCGTCAGGATTCGGGCCGCAGCAGCCCTCCCACCGCTCGCCCGAACATCCACCGCCCCGCCCACCCCAGGGGCCGGTCGAAGAACCGCGGCAGCCACCGTACGTTCAGGTCCTCCCGCCAGAGCACCCGCGAGCCCCCGCCCGCCACCGGGCGGACCTCGATCTCGGCCCACCCCGTGACGAACGTGCCGCGCTTGACCAGCCGGCACCTTCCCGTACCCCCGTCCCGGGGTGGCCGCCAGGTGACGACCTCCATGGGATCGTCGAAGACCAACGGGCCCACCCCCGACCGCGCGACGAACACCGTGCCCTCGCCGGTCGGCGGCGGTGTGCGCACGGTGACCCGGGTCAGCGGGACGACGGCGGCATGCCGGTGCCAGTCGGTGAGGCGAAGCCAACTCTCTTCGACGGGAGAAGGGGACACGCGTTCCAGCTGGAAGAGGACCACGAACGGATCGTAGGCGGCCCGAAGGCCCACCCCCCACGACCGGCACTCGCACACGCACGGAAGGGGCCGTGCCGGTACGTCGCAAGCCCGTCGCTTACGTTCGGATCGAGCAGCGGCTCCCTTGCCCGGCCCACGTCTGATCCGGCGGCGACGGGCTCGACGTACCGGCACGGCCCCGACCCACCCACGACCCCGCGGGTCAGCGCGGCGCGGCCGCGTCCGTTTTCCGGCGGTGCCGCCCCACGTCGTAGAGCTGTCCGAAGTACGGCCCCTCATCGTCACTGGCGTCGAGAGAGGCCAGGATCTGGTCCCCGCGCGGATCGTCGTGCAGGGCCAACTGCACGGCCGCGGTGACCCGTACGTCCTCCGTCTCGTCGGTGAGGCATGCCGCGAGGGCGTCCGTGACCTCGGAATCCGCGGGCGCGGAGACCAGTGCGGCGCAGGCCCCCCGGCGGACCTCGGCCGCCTCGTCCCGGGTGCACGCGAGGACCGTGGCCAGGGCGTCACGACGCCCGGCGTCGACTCCGTACTGCAGACCGAAGACCGCCCACCCCCGGACCCCGCTGTCGGCATGCCGGGCGAGGTCGTGCAGGGGTCGCTCGGCACGGGGATCCAGGGCGCCGGACAGTCCCGCGGTCAGGGGCCGCAGCACGCGCGGATCCGGTTCGCGCGCGGCCCACGGCAGGAAGAGATCGACCAGCGGGGCGTCGAACGGTGCCTCGTCGCTGTAGTCGAAGAGGTTGAACAGCCGGAGCACTTCCGCACCGAAGTACCGCTCCCGCGGGTCCGGCCGGTCCCGCAGGGCTGCGGCCATGTCCCACGTGGCGCGATCGCGGCGCTCCTGGAGGACATTCGTCGTCACCCACCAGATCTCGTGGTCGACGTCCGGTTCGGCCAGCGCCCTCGACAGCAGCTCGGTGAACGAGGTCCTGATCCCGTACCGGGGCTCCAGCGCCGTCAGGATCGCGCTGTGTCCGGTACGGACCGTCAGACCGGCCAGCGTCAGCTCCTCGACGCTCACCCCGTTCTCGTCACGAACCGTCTCGCGCCGCACCGTTCCCGCCGAACCGCTCCTGCGACGCAGCTCGGCCACGGCACCCGTCTCGTGCCAGGAGCGGGCCAGCGCCAGGGCGTCACGTCCTTCACGGTCCTTGTGCCACAGCTGCGCCCCGTGGTTGATGAGCGCGGTCACGATGTCGGAGGCGCCACGGTCGACCGCCCGCAGCAGCGGGGTCTGGCCGTCCACGACCCGGTCCAGCCGGGCGGAGCGCATCAGGACCTCGACCGTGGCCAGATCGAAGCCGTCCACCGCCAGGCAGAGCGCGGGCGTGCCCCGGTCGTCGACGGCGTCGGGATCGCCGCCGGCATCCAGCAGCGCCGTCACCGCCTTCACGTCCCCACTCCGCACTGCCGCCGTCAGCGACTCCCCGCCCATACGCCCCCGCTTCCCTCACCAAAGCCCCGCCCCACGGCACGAGGCCGACGGCACGCGATGCTAACCGCGCCGCCCAGCTACCCGCCCGTCGATTTCGCCCCGGCCGCACGCAACTCCCGCCAGCCCTCGCG is a window of Streptomyces sp. NBC_00271 DNA encoding:
- a CDS encoding SRPBCC family protein, translated to MVLFQLERVSPSPVEESWLRLTDWHRHAAVVPLTRVTVRTPPPTGEGTVFVARSGVGPLVFDDPMEVVTWRPPRDGGTGRCRLVKRGTFVTGWAEIEVRPVAGGGSRVLWREDLNVRWLPRFFDRPLGWAGRWMFGRAVGGLLRPES
- a CDS encoding HEAT repeat domain-containing protein, with the translated sequence MGGESLTAAVRSGDVKAVTALLDAGGDPDAVDDRGTPALCLAVDGFDLATVEVLMRSARLDRVVDGQTPLLRAVDRGASDIVTALINHGAQLWHKDREGRDALALARSWHETGAVAELRRRSGSAGTVRRETVRDENGVSVEELTLAGLTVRTGHSAILTALEPRYGIRTSFTELLSRALAEPDVDHEIWWVTTNVLQERRDRATWDMAAALRDRPDPRERYFGAEVLRLFNLFDYSDEAPFDAPLVDLFLPWAAREPDPRVLRPLTAGLSGALDPRAERPLHDLARHADSGVRGWAVFGLQYGVDAGRRDALATVLACTRDEAAEVRRGACAALVSAPADSEVTDALAACLTDETEDVRVTAAVQLALHDDPRGDQILASLDASDDEGPYFGQLYDVGRHRRKTDAAAPR